In Fervidobacterium thailandense, a genomic segment contains:
- a CDS encoding FtsW/RodA/SpoVE family cell cycle protein, translating to MYKFPRIRENEYSIGDVVIVAAVVILMILGLATLRSVVIETKEVARFQKQLIWNLVAFGVMFYVILEREIRIKMFGKIVYVLSITLLVLVLLVGKTVYGARRWIDIGPFDLQPSELFKLALVLMLSSVMSDPKNEESFSGFLKSILIVSPAVLVFLEPDLGMTIMLTFVWFVILVASRVKLRYILWTLGLGITSTPLAFFTLLKDYQRARVLAILNPEKHLHSAAYNVMMSTMAIANGGVRGTGYGLGTVTNMKIVPMQHTDFIFSAYAEQFGLVGSLFLLALYGTILVLALTKLKKLKDNFWRYVTVGSCGIFAFHIFENVGMNIGLMPVTGIPLPFISYGGTSTIIFAALVGLIIKARAVSKEPRQVG from the coding sequence ATGTACAAATTTCCGAGGATACGGGAGAATGAGTACTCGATCGGGGACGTCGTAATCGTTGCTGCAGTTGTAATCCTGATGATATTGGGGTTGGCCACGTTGAGGAGTGTGGTAATTGAAACGAAGGAAGTGGCCAGGTTCCAGAAGCAGCTGATCTGGAATCTCGTAGCATTCGGCGTGATGTTTTACGTCATCCTTGAGCGAGAGATCAGGATAAAGATGTTTGGAAAGATCGTTTACGTACTATCGATAACACTCCTGGTTCTGGTACTTCTCGTTGGTAAAACGGTCTACGGGGCGCGTCGGTGGATTGACATCGGTCCTTTTGACCTCCAGCCATCAGAACTTTTCAAACTCGCGCTCGTTCTGATGCTCTCGTCCGTAATGAGTGATCCAAAAAACGAAGAATCCTTCTCCGGATTCTTGAAGTCGATTTTAATCGTTTCCCCCGCGGTGTTAGTCTTCCTCGAGCCTGACCTTGGTATGACGATCATGTTAACGTTCGTTTGGTTCGTGATCCTGGTTGCGAGCCGCGTGAAATTACGATACATACTCTGGACATTGGGCCTCGGTATTACGAGTACCCCCTTGGCATTCTTTACGCTTCTGAAGGACTATCAAAGGGCGCGCGTTCTGGCAATTTTGAATCCGGAAAAGCACCTCCACTCCGCTGCTTACAACGTGATGATGTCCACAATGGCGATTGCCAACGGAGGAGTACGTGGAACGGGCTACGGGCTGGGTACGGTAACCAACATGAAGATTGTGCCCATGCAACACACAGATTTCATCTTTTCCGCGTACGCTGAGCAATTTGGGTTGGTTGGTTCTTTGTTTTTACTCGCACTGTATGGTACAATTTTGGTGCTCGCACTCACGAAGCTGAAAAAACTCAAGGACAACTTCTGGAGGTACGTCACGGTTGGTTCATGCGGGATTTTCGCCTTTCACATCTTCGAAAACGTTGGCATGAATATTGGACTGATGCCAGTTACGGGAATACCACTCCCGTTCATCAGTTACGGAGGAACCTCCACCATCATTTTCGCAGCGCTGGTGGGTTTGATAATCAAGGCACGAGCCGTTTCGAAAGAACCACGCCAAGTGGGATAA
- a CDS encoding site-2 protease family protein, whose translation MTAIVNVVAFILVFMFIVVVHELGHFLFARIFGVTVKEFAIGFGPHIYRRRGKRTDFRINIFPLGGYVRLKGEEPGEAEEPDALYGVAAWKRFLIVLAGPLFSIAAGYLLFMLIIGTWGFRPIVIDDVVPNSPAQRVGISAGDVVLKINGRYVFDNVDMTAVIRKGQPVELELLREGRKVTVNVTPEMTKEQYYLHFEDVQGEIGGEVLTVNNVDFETYVKSWKREYVSVSSERGELKAVLSNASITPKRYAIGIYYGQFSNIIAKDVGPFKKSDVITSIGGLKVENSVDLIDAMTALSLGNGELYVSLTGRKVDKVISPLPEQVVVTVHSRSTDGSTSEHTLTLAKEELKKILSTPGIFELAAPVFKPSGLEFLKLSIERTNRLALYIWRTLPGIFFGRNVREVTGPVGMVQIIGQAVQVGLETILTIVAIITINLGIFNLLPLPALDGGRIVFALLEMVARRKINRDVENLIHTVGFFLLLGLLVFITFVDVARMMGR comes from the coding sequence ATGACGGCAATTGTGAACGTCGTGGCGTTCATCTTAGTTTTCATGTTTATAGTCGTGGTCCACGAACTGGGACATTTCCTTTTTGCCAGAATCTTCGGTGTTACAGTCAAGGAATTTGCCATTGGTTTTGGTCCACACATCTACAGGAGAAGAGGAAAGAGGACGGATTTCAGAATAAACATCTTTCCTCTCGGTGGTTACGTCAGGTTGAAAGGCGAAGAACCGGGTGAGGCCGAGGAGCCTGATGCGTTGTACGGTGTTGCAGCTTGGAAGAGGTTTTTGATAGTGTTAGCCGGTCCGCTCTTTTCAATAGCGGCAGGATACCTACTATTTATGTTAATCATAGGTACCTGGGGGTTTAGGCCTATCGTCATCGACGACGTCGTGCCGAATTCTCCTGCTCAGCGAGTTGGTATCTCGGCTGGGGATGTTGTACTTAAGATCAACGGTAGGTACGTTTTCGATAACGTCGATATGACCGCTGTAATCCGGAAAGGTCAACCGGTCGAGCTTGAACTCCTTCGCGAGGGTCGTAAGGTGACGGTGAACGTTACACCCGAGATGACGAAAGAGCAGTACTATTTGCACTTTGAGGATGTGCAGGGTGAGATCGGCGGAGAGGTTTTGACAGTAAACAACGTTGACTTTGAGACGTACGTTAAGTCCTGGAAACGGGAGTACGTGAGCGTATCCTCGGAACGTGGTGAGTTGAAAGCGGTTCTGTCAAACGCCTCGATAACACCGAAGCGGTACGCGATAGGCATTTATTACGGTCAGTTCTCCAACATAATAGCTAAAGACGTCGGTCCGTTCAAAAAATCTGATGTGATAACGTCAATTGGAGGACTTAAGGTTGAAAACTCCGTGGATCTTATCGATGCCATGACAGCTCTCTCTTTGGGAAACGGAGAACTTTACGTGAGTCTCACTGGTAGGAAGGTGGACAAGGTCATCTCTCCTCTACCCGAGCAGGTCGTTGTCACGGTACATTCACGTTCCACCGATGGTTCAACAAGTGAGCACACACTCACACTCGCGAAGGAAGAGCTGAAGAAAATACTGAGCACGCCCGGTATTTTCGAACTTGCGGCACCGGTTTTTAAGCCAAGCGGATTGGAGTTTCTGAAGTTATCCATTGAGCGGACGAACAGACTCGCCCTTTACATATGGAGAACACTGCCGGGGATATTCTTTGGTAGGAACGTAAGGGAAGTGACCGGACCGGTCGGTATGGTCCAGATAATCGGTCAGGCTGTCCAGGTTGGTTTGGAAACCATACTTACGATCGTTGCTATCATCACGATAAACCTTGGAATATTCAACCTCCTGCCACTTCCCGCATTGGACGGTGGACGTATAGTCTTCGCCTTACTGGAGATGGTAGCACGGCGGAAGATCAACAGGGATGTGGAGAATCTCATCCACACCGTCGGTTTCTTCTTGCTTCTTGGACTCTTGGTTTTCATCACTTTTGTGGACGTGGCAAGGATGATGGGCCGCTGA
- a CDS encoding TIGR00269 family protein, translating into MKCKKCGGQAVIHLRAHNLALCKDHFVEFFEKRVQKGIGRFKMFDRKSKILVAVSTGKDSSAVLYALKKLGYKVEGLFLKMGPHTNLAERVVKNIENATGVKINIFDVTRDFGGLGTADVARIVKRPVCSICGIVRRHWMNRYAYENGFDVLVTGHNMDDEATFLFGNILNWQVDYMARQWPVLEKTHPKFVRKAKPLIYVTERETYAYVFLNGIPFLEQKCPFAQGATSSHYKKYLNALEWEQPGVKHRLLFGYFETLKPLLASETKVELRECNVCGFPTTEEKCQYCKLVERVHDHITKNSAGEKGIDVQISEDTGE; encoded by the coding sequence TTGAAGTGCAAAAAGTGCGGTGGACAGGCGGTGATCCACCTCAGGGCGCACAACCTTGCGCTGTGTAAGGATCACTTCGTTGAATTCTTCGAGAAGAGAGTCCAAAAAGGAATCGGTAGATTCAAAATGTTCGACAGGAAGTCTAAGATCCTCGTTGCCGTTTCAACGGGTAAGGACAGTTCGGCCGTACTTTACGCTTTGAAGAAACTCGGTTACAAAGTCGAAGGCTTATTCTTAAAAATGGGACCACACACGAATCTGGCCGAACGAGTAGTGAAAAATATCGAAAACGCGACCGGCGTCAAAATAAACATCTTCGACGTAACGAGAGATTTCGGCGGTCTTGGAACCGCGGATGTTGCAAGGATCGTCAAAAGGCCGGTGTGTAGTATTTGTGGCATCGTTAGGAGGCACTGGATGAACAGATACGCGTACGAGAACGGTTTTGACGTGCTCGTAACGGGCCATAATATGGACGATGAGGCAACATTCCTCTTTGGTAACATCCTCAACTGGCAGGTTGACTACATGGCTCGGCAGTGGCCGGTCCTTGAGAAAACGCACCCAAAGTTCGTGAGAAAAGCGAAGCCTCTGATTTACGTCACCGAACGCGAAACGTACGCCTACGTCTTTCTCAACGGTATACCGTTTCTCGAGCAGAAATGTCCGTTCGCACAGGGGGCGACCAGCTCGCACTACAAAAAGTACCTAAACGCCCTCGAGTGGGAGCAGCCCGGTGTGAAACACAGGTTACTGTTCGGATACTTCGAAACGTTGAAGCCACTTTTAGCAAGCGAAACCAAGGTTGAATTGCGGGAATGTAACGTCTGTGGTTTCCCTACGACGGAGGAAAAGTGTCAGTATTGCAAGCTCGTTGAGAGAGTACACGATCACATAACTAAGAACTCGGCAGGTGAGAAGGGTATCGATGTACAAATTTCCGAGGATACGGGAGAATGA
- a CDS encoding MATE family efflux transporter, whose translation MARVDVLNSSIEHALFHLSWPLIVSMGLQTIYNIVDSYFLGKLGPVQFSASTITWPVIFTFISLAMGFANAGVAIVSQNEGKGDRESVARSTGQLYLLTLTVGILATLVGILFSREIVNGIAGRKSADVVPYALRYYVVDMLGLPLVFVINSTTAVMRAVGDSRFGMRVTLYMNILNMVFDPLLIFGLGPFPRLGVEGAAWATNIGRTVAAIICIKSIFGHKRAISVRRSDFRPDWRLIKLILKLGLPNALGMSVTSAGFAVIMRYVAMFGPVVISAYGIGNRVTNLVSMVSFGLAGAVSTMVGQFIGARRYDDAERAVSRAFFWNVVIIGILSVITFIFGKEVTRFFIDDPAVIDMGEIYFRYISFSMPIFTAYMIYNSALVGAGKTILTMIGDIVRLWGIRIPIIGALAVTMGFRGIFVGMIVSNLIVFFMTYAFFKFSDWRKAIV comes from the coding sequence ATGGCGAGGGTTGATGTACTTAACAGCTCAATCGAGCATGCCTTATTTCACCTCTCCTGGCCACTGATCGTCTCGATGGGACTACAGACGATATATAACATCGTTGATTCCTACTTCTTAGGTAAGCTTGGACCTGTTCAATTCTCGGCTTCGACGATCACGTGGCCGGTGATATTCACGTTCATTTCCTTGGCGATGGGGTTTGCAAACGCCGGAGTGGCCATCGTTTCGCAGAATGAGGGAAAAGGGGACCGGGAGTCGGTTGCCCGTTCCACCGGTCAGCTGTACCTTCTGACACTCACGGTGGGAATACTCGCAACGTTGGTGGGTATTTTGTTTTCGCGCGAAATCGTGAACGGTATTGCGGGACGTAAGAGTGCGGATGTTGTCCCGTATGCGCTAAGGTACTACGTTGTGGATATGTTGGGACTTCCGCTGGTGTTCGTGATTAACAGCACAACTGCGGTCATGAGGGCGGTGGGTGATTCACGGTTCGGGATGCGGGTAACGCTTTACATGAATATTTTGAATATGGTTTTCGACCCTTTACTGATATTCGGCTTGGGTCCGTTCCCGCGACTTGGAGTTGAAGGTGCTGCTTGGGCAACGAATATAGGTAGGACCGTTGCAGCTATCATTTGTATCAAAAGTATCTTTGGGCACAAGCGTGCGATCTCCGTAAGAAGGTCCGATTTCAGGCCAGATTGGCGTTTGATAAAGTTGATATTAAAACTCGGTTTACCCAACGCTCTTGGTATGTCAGTCACATCGGCGGGTTTTGCGGTTATCATGAGGTATGTAGCCATGTTCGGTCCGGTGGTCATCAGCGCGTACGGTATCGGAAACAGGGTGACGAACTTGGTGTCGATGGTCTCCTTTGGACTCGCCGGTGCCGTTTCAACCATGGTGGGGCAGTTCATCGGTGCACGTAGGTACGATGACGCCGAACGTGCGGTGTCACGTGCGTTCTTCTGGAACGTGGTTATCATCGGAATACTGTCGGTCATCACTTTCATCTTCGGTAAGGAAGTGACGAGGTTTTTCATCGACGATCCGGCGGTGATCGACATGGGTGAAATCTACTTCAGGTACATATCATTCTCCATGCCCATATTCACCGCTTACATGATATACAACAGTGCTCTTGTGGGAGCAGGCAAGACGATCCTTACGATGATAGGTGACATTGTGAGACTCTGGGGTATAAGAATTCCGATAATCGGTGCTTTGGCGGTGACGATGGGATTTCGTGGGATATTCGTCGGTATGATCGTGAGTAACCTCATCGTCTTTTTCATGACCTACGCGTTTTTCAAGTTCTCCGATTGGCGTAAGGCGATTGTTTGA
- a CDS encoding 1-deoxy-D-xylulose-5-phosphate reductoisomerase, with protein MEEKTVVILGATGSIGTQTVDVISKIGGFRIVGISFGKNVDVANRIVGCFRVPYYCGDGRLEHGLRMSSIEELLDVTKPDVVVCAIPGIEGVKAAFESLNHTKRLALATKETLVCAGPFFKKMVQERGVELIPVDSEHSAILQLMEESVARIILTASGGAVRDVPKDRIRNLGPREVLKHPTWRMGQRITVDSATMVNKLFEVIEAHELFDLPYENIQVAINPSSFVHGVVYLRDGTVKIHAGIPDMRVPIAYALTYPERKYNGVLPDLRDFDLRLLEVEEDRYPVFHYGLKSIVNDLSKRIALNAVDEVVIEAFLNERISFGELVDTIVRVVDNVSFKVENLEDVFQLDLLVRDMARVELERIGGRETK; from the coding sequence TTGGAAGAGAAAACCGTTGTAATTTTGGGGGCAACCGGATCGATAGGTACACAGACGGTCGATGTTATTTCAAAAATAGGTGGGTTCAGGATCGTCGGTATAAGTTTCGGTAAAAATGTAGACGTTGCGAACCGTATCGTCGGTTGCTTCCGTGTTCCGTACTACTGTGGTGATGGAAGACTGGAACACGGTTTGAGAATGAGCTCGATAGAAGAATTGCTCGACGTAACGAAGCCCGATGTAGTTGTCTGCGCCATTCCGGGAATTGAAGGTGTGAAGGCTGCGTTTGAATCGTTGAACCACACAAAACGTTTAGCACTCGCTACGAAAGAGACACTCGTTTGCGCTGGTCCGTTTTTCAAAAAGATGGTTCAAGAAAGAGGAGTCGAGTTGATACCGGTTGATAGCGAGCACTCGGCGATATTACAGCTGATGGAGGAGAGTGTTGCAAGGATTATCCTCACCGCCTCGGGTGGAGCTGTTCGGGACGTTCCGAAGGATCGGATTCGCAATCTCGGGCCACGGGAGGTATTGAAACATCCGACGTGGCGAATGGGACAGCGGATAACCGTGGACTCGGCAACGATGGTGAACAAACTCTTCGAGGTCATCGAAGCACACGAGCTCTTCGACTTACCGTACGAAAATATCCAAGTTGCGATAAATCCATCGAGTTTCGTGCACGGTGTGGTTTATCTGAGGGATGGTACTGTTAAAATCCACGCTGGTATACCCGATATGCGTGTTCCAATAGCTTACGCGCTGACCTATCCTGAGAGAAAGTATAACGGGGTGCTTCCAGATTTAAGGGATTTCGATCTGAGGTTGTTGGAGGTTGAGGAGGACAGATATCCAGTGTTCCATTACGGTTTGAAATCGATAGTAAACGATCTGTCAAAACGTATTGCCTTGAACGCGGTTGATGAAGTTGTGATCGAGGCGTTCTTGAACGAGCGCATTTCTTTTGGAGAGTTGGTGGATACCATCGTGCGTGTTGTTGACAACGTGAGTTTCAAGGTCGAGAATCTGGAGGACGTTTTCCAACTGGATCTCCTCGTAAGGGACATGGCAAGGGTGGAACTCGAACGAATTGGAGGGAGGGAAACGAAATGA
- a CDS encoding DUF2922 domain-containing protein, producing MKRLTLFFRKTEDGRTRTVRLNIPEPVENIDPSELQSDMQQLKNLNVVPEGFEPDEARLTETNVEIIVNLLE from the coding sequence ATGAAGAGACTCACACTCTTCTTCAGAAAAACCGAAGACGGGCGCACGAGAACCGTACGATTGAACATCCCCGAACCGGTCGAGAACATCGATCCATCGGAGCTCCAAAGTGATATGCAGCAGCTCAAGAATCTCAACGTTGTACCCGAGGGATTCGAACCGGACGAGGCAAGACTCACGGAAACGAACGTTGAGATCATCGTGAATCTTCTGGAGTAG
- a CDS encoding Do family serine endopeptidase, whose product MFSAILLLVALFAYVSNVPVFAQVNADYKSPIVNVVKAAAPAVVKLDVVVQTEVYLDPFIREFYRQFFGDIPRQFEDSNSVGSGFIITKDGYVVTNYHVVKGAKQIKVTLLSGEIYDAEYIGGDEELDIAVIKIKGAKKDLPTVELGDSDKLEIGEWAIAIGNPLGFQHTVTVGVISAVGRKIPKPDGSGYYTGLIQTDAAINPGNSGGPLLNIYGQVIGINTAIINPTQAMNIGFAIPINTAKRFINQIIATGRVEKAYLGVYVQTVTESLAKSLGLKVTKGVYVAQVEKGSPADKAGIKEGDVIVKVNGTFVELAEELTSVIRNYTPGTRVKVTINRNGKEMVLDVTLGTLPTTTTTTNGGQVAKEFFGMSVSNITTDDRNKYKIPTGLDGVLVRKSTNSYIKVGSVIWRISVNGYAYDIKDVGDWNTVVERIKKGDYVGIFYYYNGVRSVFSFRY is encoded by the coding sequence ATGTTTTCAGCGATTTTATTGCTTGTAGCTCTTTTTGCATACGTATCGAACGTTCCCGTATTTGCTCAGGTAAACGCCGATTACAAGAGCCCCATAGTGAACGTGGTGAAGGCTGCCGCCCCGGCCGTCGTCAAGTTAGACGTCGTCGTCCAAACCGAGGTGTACCTGGACCCGTTCATTAGGGAGTTTTATCGCCAGTTCTTCGGGGATATACCACGACAGTTTGAAGACTCCAACAGCGTGGGTTCAGGTTTCATTATCACAAAGGACGGTTATGTGGTGACGAACTACCACGTTGTTAAAGGTGCCAAACAGATAAAAGTGACACTCCTGAGTGGTGAGATATACGATGCCGAGTACATCGGTGGCGACGAAGAACTTGACATTGCCGTTATCAAGATCAAAGGCGCGAAAAAGGATCTCCCGACGGTTGAACTGGGCGACTCGGATAAGTTGGAGATCGGTGAGTGGGCCATCGCGATTGGAAACCCGCTGGGATTCCAGCACACAGTAACGGTCGGCGTGATTTCCGCCGTCGGCAGGAAGATTCCAAAACCGGATGGTAGTGGATACTACACGGGACTGATCCAAACGGATGCGGCGATCAACCCGGGAAACAGCGGTGGACCATTGTTGAACATCTACGGACAGGTGATAGGTATCAACACGGCTATTATAAACCCGACACAGGCGATGAATATAGGTTTCGCCATACCGATTAACACCGCAAAGAGATTCATAAACCAAATCATCGCAACTGGTCGGGTTGAGAAAGCTTACCTCGGTGTTTACGTACAAACGGTCACCGAGTCACTCGCTAAGAGCCTCGGACTCAAGGTAACAAAAGGTGTGTACGTTGCCCAGGTGGAGAAAGGTTCACCAGCCGACAAAGCCGGTATAAAAGAGGGTGACGTCATCGTTAAAGTGAACGGTACGTTCGTCGAACTTGCAGAAGAATTAACATCGGTGATTAGAAATTACACGCCTGGTACTCGCGTGAAAGTTACCATTAACCGTAACGGTAAAGAGATGGTGCTCGACGTTACACTCGGCACGCTACCGACCACAACTACAACTACCAACGGTGGCCAGGTTGCCAAAGAGTTCTTTGGTATGAGCGTTTCGAACATAACTACAGATGACAGAAACAAGTACAAGATTCCCACTGGACTGGATGGTGTCCTGGTACGCAAATCGACGAACAGTTACATTAAAGTGGGCTCGGTAATCTGGAGAATTTCGGTGAACGGTTACGCATACGATATCAAAGACGTCGGCGACTGGAATACGGTCGTTGAACGGATTAAAAAGGGTGATTACGTAGGTATCTTCTATTACTACAACGGTGTTAGGTCCGTCTTCTCGTTCAGGTACTAA
- a CDS encoding SRPBCC family protein, with amino-acid sequence MDSLTNQVMEFYERFRAPLWKVWDVFYGPKGWDPWFTDGMKVDEETGEIYFRWFRLTDGQVVVDRGRIVSVVRHRLFSFWWYEYEDGYRSFVEFEFQPTGDEETIVTVRDRTFIKDETELPIRYRCAYGWGQMMLLAKAYVENGLILI; translated from the coding sequence GTGGATAGTTTGACAAATCAGGTTATGGAGTTCTACGAGCGGTTCCGTGCACCGTTGTGGAAGGTTTGGGATGTTTTTTACGGACCTAAGGGTTGGGATCCGTGGTTTACCGATGGGATGAAGGTCGACGAGGAGACTGGAGAGATTTACTTTCGGTGGTTCAGACTGACCGACGGTCAGGTGGTCGTGGACCGCGGGAGAATCGTTTCCGTTGTGCGGCACAGACTCTTCTCGTTCTGGTGGTACGAGTACGAGGATGGCTACAGGAGTTTTGTGGAATTCGAATTTCAACCAACCGGTGATGAGGAGACCATTGTGACTGTTAGGGACAGAACATTCATCAAGGACGAGACAGAACTCCCGATCAGGTACCGTTGCGCATACGGTTGGGGCCAGATGATGCTCTTGGCCAAGGCTTACGTGGAGAACGGTTTGATACTCATTTAG
- a CDS encoding thiamine diphosphokinase yields the protein MRASVVVNGNVKGTLLITGDFIVAVDGGANELRKRGIIPHAIIGDMDSISQSTLSYFKEKGVEIITYPHEKDETDLELALAYVFENGAESVEILNWQGERLDMVLAMIGLISRYDNVVAISESCELGVLRPGTHMLNAVPGEIWSLIPLCRANFCLDGFKYGFDGQMELEKPVGVSNVALEEKVQISVREGKVVYVRWKRKPL from the coding sequence ATGCGGGCAAGTGTTGTGGTGAACGGGAACGTCAAGGGCACGTTGCTCATCACAGGTGATTTCATCGTGGCTGTCGATGGCGGTGCTAACGAGCTCCGAAAGAGGGGGATCATCCCACACGCTATCATCGGTGATATGGATTCCATCAGTCAGTCAACGCTGAGTTACTTTAAGGAGAAAGGCGTTGAAATCATCACTTATCCTCACGAAAAGGACGAAACGGACCTGGAACTCGCACTGGCTTATGTATTCGAGAACGGTGCGGAGAGTGTGGAAATATTGAACTGGCAAGGTGAAAGACTCGACATGGTGCTTGCGATGATCGGTTTAATCTCGCGGTACGATAACGTTGTTGCGATTTCCGAAAGTTGCGAGCTGGGAGTCCTGCGACCAGGTACACATATGCTGAATGCGGTTCCCGGTGAGATCTGGTCCTTAATTCCACTGTGTCGTGCCAATTTCTGCTTAGATGGTTTCAAGTACGGATTCGATGGGCAAATGGAGTTGGAGAAACCTGTTGGGGTCAGCAACGTTGCATTGGAAGAAAAGGTTCAAATTTCCGTGCGTGAAGGTAAGGTGGTGTACGTCCGTTGGAAGAGAAAACCGTTGTAA